A window from Acidobacteriota bacterium encodes these proteins:
- a CDS encoding type I pantothenate kinase — protein MDRLDAPRTRDSGPGTASYYFDFDRREWASLRANTPLTLSEADLAELQGINERVSLAEVEAVYLPLSRLLNLQVAATQTLHEATDTFLGGPLAPTPFVIGIAGSVAVGKSTFARILRALLSRWPAHPRVDLVTTDGFLYPNRVLVERGLLQRKGFPESYDVRRLVEFMAEVKAGDRAVQAPVYSHQAYDIVPGEYQLVDRPDIVLVEGLNVLQTGDGPRPPGREGRRREAARPRVFVSDFFDFSIYLDAGEADIERWYVERFFMLRETVFRDPRSYFHRYAELSDDEALTVAHDIWRTINGVNLRENIGPTRERARLVLEKGRDHAVTRVRLRRI, from the coding sequence ATGGACCGACTCGACGCCCCCCGGACCCGGGACTCGGGACCCGGGACCGCCAGCTACTACTTCGACTTCGATCGGCGCGAATGGGCCAGTCTCCGCGCCAACACGCCGCTCACGCTCTCGGAAGCCGATCTCGCGGAGCTGCAGGGCATCAACGAGCGCGTGTCGCTCGCCGAGGTCGAAGCCGTCTACCTGCCGTTGTCGCGCCTGCTGAACCTGCAGGTGGCCGCCACGCAGACGCTCCACGAGGCGACCGATACGTTCCTCGGCGGGCCGCTCGCGCCGACGCCGTTCGTGATCGGGATCGCCGGCAGCGTGGCGGTCGGCAAGAGCACGTTCGCGCGAATCCTCCGCGCCCTCCTCTCGCGTTGGCCGGCCCACCCGCGCGTCGACCTCGTCACGACCGACGGCTTCCTGTACCCCAATCGCGTGCTCGTCGAGCGCGGGCTGCTCCAGCGCAAAGGGTTTCCCGAGAGCTACGACGTCCGGCGCCTCGTCGAGTTCATGGCGGAGGTGAAGGCAGGCGACCGCGCGGTGCAGGCACCGGTGTACTCGCACCAGGCTTACGACATCGTGCCGGGCGAGTACCAGCTCGTCGATCGTCCCGACATCGTCCTGGTCGAGGGGCTGAACGTGCTGCAGACAGGAGACGGCCCGCGGCCGCCAGGCCGAGAGGGGCGGCGGCGCGAGGCGGCCAGGCCGCGTGTGTTCGTCTCGGACTTCTTCGATTTCTCGATCTATCTCGACGCCGGCGAGGCCGACATCGAGCGTTGGTACGTCGAGCGGTTCTTCATGCTTCGCGAGACGGTCTTCCGCGATCCGCGATCGTACTTCCACCGGTACGCCGAGCTGTCGGATGACGAGGCGCTGACGGTCGCGCACGACATCTGGCGGACGATCAACGGCGTCAACCTGCGCGAGAACATCGGGCCGACGCGCGAACGGGCGCGGCTGGTGCTGGAGAAGGGACGCGACCACGCGGTGACGCGCGTGCGCTTGCGGCGGATCTGA
- a CDS encoding PD40 domain-containing protein yields MSMRSLRTLPLLVGVLAIALAPSDALAQRRPRTVPYHMLLAAGADAPGTDQSLASSLQRASAVSPAGVRWQTPYVPYFFQNKVRYDKFEWHIYKTDHFEIFYYPDLEQHLERVTSYAESAYQRISGELKHDLAGRVPLVLFKTQSEFQENNISGDTPEGVLAFAEPERNRMVLPIDEPPDQLYALITHELTHIFEFDIIPRGIISEGLPLWVDEGLANYMTGTWNVLDLVAVRDAALTDNVPPMSRYETAPLSGRAPYSMGQATFEFIEARWGKEGLRQFLFSLRKSVLGGGETAYEEALKLKPEDFDEQFDRYIKERFKPFRDKERPADYGRNLGPDPERTPYVAVTSIEPSPSGDMLAAVVGNRRDREYDIILLSSKDGQFIRNLTTGFDKDRGFEYIGTPGGLRGNMVPWIAWAPVGDRIAYFARTEKSKTLVIQQIVSGRTEKRLLLSQLDAPESPAFSPDGRKVAFAGISAGLTDIYVVDIATEALTNVTKDTIADYAPTFSPDGKAVVYTARVGSNDKLFRVDLATGAKTQLTFGSHDDTGARFLDERTLVFTSTATDPAVSIPTEVARWGNIPNVWTLDLETRQLRQLTDTATGNVSPIVLRDAGTPRIAFISYYKGRNGIHTITGEKPIATVASDDFGGPGPVFEFTAPISHTLLRENIRKKGAFEKMTMAGRPPVALGVTTGGYLYGNTMVTFTDVLGDKEVSFYAQSVLQYRTTALTYVNTGRRLQYALQGFSQDLFYFGAGLAASGALYDPALAPYISRDLAEAVQSQRGGTAFAIYPFNRYSRAELFTGYMHVDEHYTNPALQAEAEAYQQETYGTSLFRSGHMLPVGISFVTDRTIFREYGPVAGNAYKLTYSGSPRFGDSWLSKNTMIGDIRHYKRIAANGVLATRFYGHRSWGTNPDFFNFGGNSEMRGYQYLEFIGHKGYFANAELRFPLIEAMLTPIGVLGGLRGVLFANVGGASFNGQQFTTLRRRSETVEAISSYQLDTAGDIVGMTTQQIPVSGFRLVDARGSYGFGLESFMLGFPMHFDFSWKTLFNKGWEDVVFRACEQTGPLTVTCAPTDEFRKMKFDFWIGYDF; encoded by the coding sequence ATGTCGATGCGCTCCCTGCGCACCCTCCCGCTCCTCGTGGGCGTCCTGGCCATCGCGCTGGCGCCATCCGACGCGCTCGCGCAGCGCCGTCCACGGACCGTGCCGTATCACATGCTGCTCGCCGCGGGCGCCGACGCTCCCGGGACCGATCAGTCGCTCGCCTCGTCGCTCCAGCGTGCCTCGGCCGTGTCGCCGGCCGGCGTCCGCTGGCAGACCCCGTACGTGCCGTACTTCTTCCAGAACAAGGTGCGGTACGACAAGTTCGAGTGGCACATCTACAAGACCGATCACTTCGAGATCTTCTACTACCCGGACCTCGAGCAGCACCTCGAGCGCGTGACCTCCTACGCTGAGAGCGCGTACCAGCGGATCAGCGGCGAACTGAAGCACGACCTGGCCGGCCGGGTGCCCCTCGTCCTCTTCAAGACGCAGAGCGAGTTCCAGGAGAACAACATCTCCGGCGACACGCCGGAGGGCGTGCTCGCGTTCGCCGAGCCCGAGCGCAACCGCATGGTGCTGCCGATCGACGAGCCGCCCGATCAGCTCTACGCGTTGATCACGCACGAGCTCACGCACATCTTCGAGTTCGACATCATTCCCCGCGGCATCATCAGCGAAGGGCTGCCGCTCTGGGTGGACGAGGGGCTCGCCAACTACATGACCGGCACGTGGAACGTGCTGGACCTCGTCGCCGTGCGCGATGCGGCGCTCACCGACAACGTGCCGCCGATGAGCCGCTACGAAACGGCGCCCCTCTCCGGCCGGGCGCCGTACTCGATGGGGCAGGCCACGTTCGAGTTCATCGAGGCCCGCTGGGGCAAGGAAGGCCTGCGGCAGTTCCTCTTCTCTCTGCGCAAGAGCGTGCTCGGCGGAGGCGAAACCGCTTATGAAGAGGCGCTGAAGCTCAAGCCCGAAGACTTCGACGAGCAGTTCGACCGCTACATCAAGGAGCGGTTCAAGCCGTTCCGAGACAAGGAGCGGCCCGCCGACTACGGCCGGAACCTGGGGCCGGACCCCGAGCGCACGCCCTACGTCGCCGTCACGTCGATCGAGCCGTCGCCGAGCGGCGACATGCTGGCCGCCGTGGTCGGCAACCGGCGCGACCGCGAGTACGACATCATCCTGCTGTCGAGCAAGGACGGCCAGTTCATCCGCAATCTCACGACCGGCTTCGACAAGGACCGCGGGTTCGAGTACATCGGCACGCCGGGCGGCCTGCGCGGCAACATGGTGCCGTGGATCGCCTGGGCGCCGGTCGGCGACCGGATCGCGTACTTCGCACGGACCGAGAAGTCGAAGACGCTCGTGATCCAGCAGATCGTCTCCGGCCGCACGGAGAAACGGCTGCTGCTGAGCCAGCTCGACGCGCCCGAGTCGCCCGCCTTCAGCCCGGACGGCCGCAAGGTGGCGTTCGCCGGTATCTCCGCCGGCCTCACCGACATCTACGTCGTCGACATCGCAACCGAAGCGCTGACGAACGTGACGAAGGACACGATCGCCGACTACGCGCCGACGTTCTCGCCCGACGGCAAGGCGGTCGTGTACACGGCGCGGGTCGGATCGAACGACAAGCTCTTCCGCGTCGATCTGGCCACCGGGGCGAAGACGCAGCTCACCTTCGGCAGCCACGACGACACGGGCGCGAGGTTCCTCGACGAGCGCACGCTGGTGTTCACGTCGACGGCCACCGACCCGGCCGTCTCGATTCCCACCGAGGTCGCGCGGTGGGGCAACATCCCGAACGTGTGGACGCTGGATCTCGAGACGCGCCAGCTCCGGCAGCTCACCGACACGGCCACGGGCAACGTCTCCCCCATCGTGCTGCGCGACGCGGGCACGCCCAGGATCGCGTTCATCTCGTACTACAAGGGCCGCAACGGGATTCACACGATCACGGGCGAGAAGCCGATCGCGACCGTGGCGTCCGACGATTTCGGCGGTCCGGGCCCGGTCTTCGAGTTCACGGCGCCGATCAGCCACACGCTGCTCCGCGAGAACATCCGGAAGAAGGGCGCCTTCGAGAAGATGACGATGGCCGGCCGGCCGCCGGTGGCGCTCGGCGTCACGACGGGCGGCTACCTCTACGGCAACACCATGGTCACCTTCACGGACGTGCTGGGCGACAAGGAAGTCAGTTTCTACGCCCAGTCCGTGCTCCAGTACCGGACGACGGCGCTGACCTACGTGAACACCGGGCGGCGACTCCAGTACGCGCTCCAGGGCTTCTCGCAGGACCTGTTCTATTTCGGCGCCGGCCTGGCGGCGTCTGGAGCGCTCTACGACCCGGCGCTCGCGCCGTACATCTCGCGCGATCTGGCCGAAGCGGTCCAGAGCCAGCGCGGCGGCACCGCGTTCGCGATCTACCCCTTCAACCGGTACTCGCGCGCCGAGCTGTTCACCGGGTACATGCACGTCGACGAGCACTACACGAACCCGGCGCTGCAGGCCGAGGCGGAAGCCTACCAGCAGGAGACGTACGGCACGAGCTTGTTCCGCAGCGGTCACATGCTGCCGGTCGGCATCTCGTTCGTCACCGACCGGACGATCTTTCGCGAGTACGGCCCGGTGGCGGGCAACGCGTACAAGCTGACCTACAGCGGGTCACCACGATTCGGCGACAGTTGGCTGTCGAAGAACACGATGATCGGGGATATCCGGCACTACAAGCGGATCGCGGCCAACGGCGTCTTGGCGACGCGCTTCTACGGCCACCGGAGCTGGGGGACGAACCCGGACTTCTTCAACTTCGGCGGCAACTCCGAGATGCGCGGATACCAGTACCTCGAGTTCATCGGCCACAAGGGCTACTTCGCGAACGCGGAGCTGCGCTTCCCGCTCATCGAGGCGATGCTCACGCCGATCGGCGTCCTCGGGGGACTGCGCGGCGTGCTCTTCGCGAACGTCGGCGGCGCGAGCTTCAACGGCCAGCAGTTCACGACGCTCCGGCGGCGGTCCGAAACGGTCGAAGCGATCTCGTCCTACCAGCTCGATACGGCGGGCGACATCGTCGGCATGACGACGCAGCAGATCCCGGTCAGCGGGTTCCGGCTCGTCGACGCCCGCGGATCGTACGGGTTCGGCCTCGAGAGCTTCATGCTCGGCTTCCCCATGCACTTCGACTTTTCCTGGAAGACGCTCTTCAACAAGGGCTGGGAAGACGTGGTGTTCAGAGCGTGCGAGCAGACGGGGCCGCTGACCGTCACGTGCGCGCCGACCGACGAGTTCCGGAAGATGAAGTTCGACTTCTGGATCGGCTACGACTTCTGA
- a CDS encoding acyl-CoA thioesterase — translation MTAKPPADSVTEMVQVVLPNDANPLGFMLGGSVMHLVDIAGAIASHRHTRLPMVTAAVDGLQFLHPIKVGDLIILQARVTATFTTSLEVEVRVYSEGTLTGTRQLTSVAYLTFATVGDAGHRPPVPPLRLDTAEDRRLAADALERRAARLSARAHPRVTADPRREPR, via the coding sequence ATGACTGCCAAGCCGCCCGCCGACTCGGTCACCGAGATGGTGCAGGTCGTCCTGCCGAACGACGCGAACCCGCTCGGGTTCATGCTGGGCGGCTCCGTCATGCACCTCGTGGACATCGCCGGGGCCATCGCGTCGCACCGCCATACGCGGCTGCCGATGGTCACGGCCGCCGTCGACGGCCTGCAGTTCCTTCACCCGATCAAAGTCGGCGACCTCATCATCCTGCAGGCGAGGGTGACGGCCACGTTCACGACATCGCTCGAGGTGGAAGTGCGCGTGTACTCGGAGGGGACGCTGACGGGCACGCGTCAGCTCACGAGCGTGGCGTACCTCACGTTCGCGACGGTCGGCGATGCCGGACATCGGCCGCCGGTCCCGCCGCTCCGGCTCGACACGGCGGAGGATCGCCGCCTGGCCGCCGACGCGCTGGAACGCCGCGCCGCCCGGTTGAGCGCGCGGGCGCACCCGCGCGTCACGGCCGATCCGCGGCGCGAGCCGCGCTGA
- a CDS encoding ferredoxin family protein, translating to MAYVITEPCIGTKDTACVDVCPVDCIHPRKDEAEFENAKLLNIHPDECIDCGACVPACPVEAIFALDEVPDKWKEYIEINAAYFKK from the coding sequence ATGGCCTACGTCATCACTGAGCCCTGCATCGGCACCAAGGACACTGCCTGCGTCGACGTCTGTCCGGTTGACTGCATCCATCCCCGCAAGGACGAGGCGGAGTTCGAGAATGCCAAGCTGCTGAACATCCACCCCGACGAGTGCATCGACTGCGGTGCGTGCGTGCCGGCCTGCCCGGTGGAAGCTATCTTCGCGCTCGACGAAGTGCCGGACAAGTGGAAGGAGTACATCGAGATCAACGCGGCGTATTTCAAGAAGTAG
- a CDS encoding SCO family protein, whose protein sequence is MPLPVSAVRRLVVLLALAACGCHTTPEPASQYVLHGQILAVLPDRMSLTIRHEAIPGLMDAMTMTFPVADRRLLEGRVPGETVAATLEVRDAVGRLVSITHTGSAPLPSPSSPPAGGTIRPGDPLPDAALIDQMDRRRSLAEWRGTALVLTFTRAACRETDDCGRVAARFSELQRAIAGDAALADRVRLLSISADPARDTPAALAAVAARLHADPARWTWLTGDPVTVQRLASRFGVDTADAAGQSPGTTTVRTVTVDARGRVRAVHDGVAWTTDAVLADLRDAAQSAP, encoded by the coding sequence GTGCCGTTGCCAGTCTCCGCCGTCCGCCGCCTCGTCGTCCTGCTCGCGCTCGCCGCCTGCGGATGCCACACCACGCCGGAGCCCGCCAGCCAATACGTCCTCCACGGCCAGATCCTCGCCGTGCTTCCCGACCGGATGTCGCTGACGATTCGCCACGAGGCGATCCCCGGTCTGATGGACGCGATGACGATGACGTTCCCGGTGGCGGACCGGCGGCTGCTCGAGGGGCGTGTGCCGGGCGAAACCGTCGCTGCCACGCTGGAGGTGCGCGACGCGGTGGGCCGGCTCGTGTCGATCACCCACACGGGAAGCGCACCGCTGCCCTCGCCCTCTTCGCCGCCGGCCGGCGGCACGATCCGCCCCGGCGACCCGCTGCCCGACGCCGCCTTGATCGATCAGATGGACCGGCGCCGCAGCCTCGCCGAGTGGCGCGGCACGGCCCTCGTGCTCACGTTCACGCGCGCGGCGTGCCGCGAAACGGACGACTGTGGCCGCGTCGCGGCGCGTTTCTCGGAGCTCCAGCGCGCCATCGCCGGGGATGCGGCCCTCGCTGACCGCGTGCGCCTGCTCTCCATCAGCGCGGATCCCGCACGCGACACGCCGGCAGCTCTCGCCGCCGTGGCGGCGCGACTGCACGCCGATCCCGCACGGTGGACGTGGCTCACCGGCGATCCCGTCACCGTGCAGCGCCTTGCGAGCCGGTTCGGCGTGGACACGGCCGACGCGGCGGGTCAGTCGCCCGGCACGACGACCGTACGGACCGTGACGGTCGACGCGCGCGGCCGCGTGCGCGCCGTTCACGACGGCGTCGCCTGGACGACCGATGCCGTGCTGGCCGACCTGCGAGACGCCGCGCAGAGCGCTCCGTGA
- a CDS encoding endonuclease/exonuclease/phosphatase family protein — protein MTELPRHPVRTIIDVRVVTYNIHRSRGLDRRTRPERIVDVLAGIAPDIVALQEVIGPGLTGPGHAEAIGAALGMGWVMAPTRELRQHQFGNVVLSRYPIHEHAQIDLSWKTCEPRCSQRVAINLGDRCLQVYNAHLGTALLERRYQAPRLAGWIHDRRVPDPKIVLGDFNEWGRGLVADVLAERLNSVDLYSHLRRRRTYPGFFPLLHLDHIYFSGNVEIRRVELPRTRLALVASDHLPLVADVRLRF, from the coding sequence ATGACGGAACTGCCGCGCCACCCGGTTCGCACCATCATCGACGTCCGGGTCGTCACCTACAACATCCACCGCTCGCGCGGTCTCGACCGGCGCACACGGCCCGAGCGGATCGTCGACGTGCTCGCCGGCATCGCCCCCGACATCGTCGCCCTGCAGGAAGTCATCGGACCGGGATTGACCGGGCCGGGTCATGCCGAGGCGATCGGGGCGGCGCTCGGCATGGGCTGGGTGATGGCGCCGACGCGCGAACTGCGTCAGCACCAGTTCGGCAACGTCGTGCTGAGCCGGTATCCGATTCACGAACACGCGCAGATCGATCTGTCCTGGAAGACGTGCGAGCCGCGCTGCAGCCAACGGGTGGCGATCAACCTCGGCGATCGCTGCCTGCAGGTGTACAACGCGCATCTCGGCACGGCACTGCTCGAGCGCCGCTACCAGGCGCCGCGATTGGCCGGCTGGATTCACGATCGCCGCGTGCCGGACCCGAAGATCGTTCTGGGGGACTTCAACGAATGGGGGCGTGGGCTGGTCGCCGACGTCCTGGCCGAGCGCCTCAACAGCGTCGACCTCTATTCACATCTGAGGCGCCGCCGCACCTATCCGGGGTTCTTTCCGCTGCTGCACCTCGACCACATCTACTTCAGCGGCAACGTGGAGATCCGGCGGGTGGAGTTGCCGCGCACGCGGTTGGCACTCGTGGCCTCGGACCACCTGCCGCTCGTCGCCGACGTCCGGCTGCGGTTCTGA
- a CDS encoding sigma-54-dependent Fis family transcriptional regulator: MTRGSVLLVDDEPKIGQALSEALRDEGHEVVCTGRGREALRLLSERPFDVLVVDNLMPELTGLDLIRELVGATGVAERPQILMMTAHATVESAIEAMKLGALDYLQKPFEIDEFLVVVARAVELARLRTHHDYLITERDEQFDHYGIVGRSRLVQEVVRTARVVAQSRSTVLITGETGTGKELVARAIHDWSQQREMPLVRVNCAALPDTLIESELFGHVRGAFTGAVGNKKGRFALADGGTIFLDEIGVIAPSAQAKLLRVLQEREFEPLGSERTVQVDVRVIAATNRDLRQMTADGRFQEDLYYRLNVIPIALPPLRDRREDIPLLVEHFIQRHALRAGKRIEGISPEAMNALVNAPWPGNVRELENAVERAVVLAPQPVIQVRDVSLLSAAASAQAGLPSLILKQNLDWAERETVRRALEQARGVKKDAAELMGISQRAMSYYVAKHRLDESG; the protein is encoded by the coding sequence GTGACCCGCGGATCGGTACTGCTCGTCGACGACGAGCCGAAGATCGGCCAGGCGCTGAGCGAGGCGCTGCGCGACGAAGGCCACGAGGTCGTGTGCACCGGCCGAGGGCGCGAGGCGCTGCGGCTGCTGAGCGAGCGCCCGTTCGACGTCTTGGTGGTCGACAACCTCATGCCGGAGCTGACCGGCCTGGATCTCATCCGCGAGCTCGTCGGCGCGACGGGCGTGGCCGAGCGGCCCCAGATCCTCATGATGACGGCGCACGCCACGGTCGAGAGCGCGATCGAGGCCATGAAGCTCGGCGCGCTGGACTACCTGCAGAAGCCGTTCGAGATCGACGAGTTCCTCGTGGTCGTCGCGCGGGCCGTCGAACTGGCGCGCCTGCGGACGCACCACGACTACCTGATCACCGAGCGCGACGAGCAGTTCGACCACTACGGCATCGTCGGCCGCAGCCGCCTGGTGCAGGAGGTGGTCCGAACCGCCAGGGTGGTGGCGCAGTCGCGCAGCACCGTGCTCATCACCGGCGAGACCGGCACCGGCAAGGAGCTCGTCGCACGCGCGATTCACGACTGGAGCCAGCAGCGGGAGATGCCGCTCGTACGCGTCAACTGCGCGGCGCTGCCCGACACGCTCATCGAGTCGGAGCTGTTCGGACACGTGCGCGGCGCGTTCACCGGCGCGGTCGGCAACAAGAAGGGCCGGTTCGCGCTCGCCGACGGCGGCACGATCTTCCTCGACGAGATCGGCGTGATCGCGCCGTCGGCCCAGGCCAAGCTGCTGCGCGTGCTCCAGGAGCGCGAGTTCGAACCGCTCGGATCGGAGCGGACCGTGCAGGTCGACGTGCGTGTGATCGCCGCCACGAATCGGGATCTGCGCCAGATGACGGCCGACGGGCGGTTCCAGGAGGATCTGTACTACCGGTTGAACGTCATCCCGATCGCCCTGCCGCCGCTCCGCGATCGGCGGGAGGACATCCCGCTGCTCGTCGAGCATTTCATCCAGCGGCACGCGCTGCGCGCGGGCAAGCGCATCGAGGGCATCTCGCCCGAAGCGATGAACGCGCTCGTCAACGCGCCCTGGCCTGGCAACGTCCGCGAGCTCGAGAACGCGGTCGAGCGCGCGGTGGTCCTCGCGCCGCAACCGGTGATCCAGGTGCGGGACGTCAGCCTGCTCAGCGCCGCGGCCAGCGCGCAGGCGGGCCTGCCGTCACTGATCCTCAAGCAGAACCTCGATTGGGCAGAGCGCGAGACCGTGCGCCGGGCCCTCGAGCAGGCGCGGGGCGTGAAGAAGGACGCCGCCGAGCTCATGGGGATCAGCCAGCGAGCCATGAGCTACTACGTGGCCAAACATCGGCTCGACGAATCGGGCTGA
- a CDS encoding TlpA family protein disulfide reductase, with product MMTRWWQSRWIRAAAVAAVLGAWPACAAKEQRAPSAGSPRLDFVLKDMNGQDVKLADLKGRPILINFWATWCPPCKAEIPWFVEFAEKYKDKRLAVLGVSVDDPPEEIRKFAAEYEINYPMLVGDGQDEFKAAYDAEAVIPVSWLIKPDGTLLAKAQGIHAKEWFEENIGLMFEGD from the coding sequence ATGATGACGCGCTGGTGGCAGAGTCGGTGGATCCGGGCGGCAGCCGTGGCGGCCGTGCTCGGCGCCTGGCCGGCCTGCGCCGCGAAGGAGCAACGCGCGCCGTCCGCCGGATCGCCCCGGCTGGATTTCGTGCTGAAGGACATGAACGGCCAGGACGTGAAGCTGGCCGATCTGAAGGGCCGGCCGATCCTGATCAACTTCTGGGCGACCTGGTGCCCGCCGTGCAAGGCGGAAATCCCGTGGTTCGTGGAGTTCGCCGAGAAGTACAAGGACAAGCGGCTGGCCGTGTTGGGTGTCTCGGTCGACGACCCGCCGGAGGAGATCCGGAAGTTCGCCGCCGAATACGAGATCAACTACCCGATGCTCGTGGGCGACGGCCAGGACGAGTTCAAGGCGGCGTATGATGCCGAGGCGGTGATTCCCGTTTCCTGGCTCATCAAGCCGGACGGCACGCTGCTGGCGAAGGCGCAGGGCATCCACGCCAAAGAGTGGTTCGAGGAGAACATCGGCCTGATGTTCGAAGGGGATTGA